Below is a genomic region from Gillisia sp. Hel_I_86.
TGAGTCCAACCCCATCCCGGAAGAGCAACGCAAAGCAGGTTTTGGAGGGATTAACCGTTATAAAAATTTGGAAGGTTACGAAAATTCCAAGTTGATTACTGAAACCAATAAAAGGATGGATATCCTTACCAAACAAATTGTGGTACAGTCTAAATCTTTGGATGAAATTGCGGTTCTTGCTGAAGAAAAAGAAAAATTACTAGCAGCCATACCTGCCATCCAACCTGTTAAAAACGAAAATTTAAAACGTATTGCTTCCGGGTACGGATGGAGGAACGACCCATTTACCAAGGTGAAAAAATTCCATTATGGAATGGACTTTTCTGCACCAAGGGGCACCCCGGTCTATGCAACGGGGGATGGGGTTGTAGATCGGGCAGATAATAGATCTACAGGATATGGAAATCATATAAGAATAGACCATGGCTATGGATATACCAGCTTGTACGCTCACCTATATAAATACAATGTGCGCAAAGGCCAAAAAGTGCAACGAGGTGATGTTATTGGATTTGTAGGTAGTACCGGGCGATCCGAAGCACCGCATTTGCACTATGAGATCTTTATGAATGAAGACCGAATAAACCCTATTAACTTTTACTACGGAAATCTTTCTCCTGAAGAATTCGACCAAGTACTTATTAAAGCGCAACAAGAAAACCAATCCCTGGATTAATGCATATAGACTTACCGGAAAAAAGATATTATGCTATAGGCGAAGTTGCTGAAGCTTTTGGGGTTAACACGTCTCTTATAAGGTTTTGGGAAAAAGAGTTCGATGCCCTAAAACCAAAAAAAAATGCCAAAGGCAACCGGTTATTTACTCCTCAAGACATCAAAAACCTGGAACTTATTTATCATTTGGTAAAGGAGCGCGGTTTTACATTGGAAGGCGCAAAAATTCATTTAAAGGAAGAAAAGAAGAAAACTCTTAGTAACTTTGAAATTATTAGAAAACTACAGACTATAAAATCTGAACTAACAAAAATCAAAAACCAACTATAACATGAAAAAGTGGCTTATCCCGACAATTGTAATTATTGTCTTAGGTATTATTATTTACAGTACCACCGTAGGTTTTAACAACACAGCAATTGTAAAACAGGAAGATGCCAGGGAATCTTGGTCCAATGTGGAAAGTTCTTATCAACGAAGAAACGATCTTATTGGCAACTTGGTAAAGACAGTACAAGGTGCTGCAGATTTTGAAAGAGGAACACTTACAGATGTTATAGAAGCAAGATCTAAGGCCACGCAAGTTACTGTGGATCCAACAAATATTACCCCAGAGCAAATGGCTCAGTTCCAACAGGCACAAAGTGGGGTTTCTTCAGCATTATCAAGGCTTTTGGTAACAGTAGAGCGATACCCGGATCTTAAAGCGAACCAGAATTTCCTTCAGTTACAATCCCAATTAGAAGGAACAGAAAATAGGATTAATGTTGCCAGGGATCGCTATAACGCCTCTGTTACTGAATTCAACAAGTATATAAGACAATTCCCTAATACTATTTTTGCAGGTTGGTTTGGGTTTGACCAAATGGTGAGGTACGAAGCCGATGCAGGATCTGAAAATGCTCCAGATGTAGATTTCGATTTTAAATAGATCTTAAGATGAGTAAAATTGAAGATTTTTTGACCAAACAGGAGGAAGAGGAAATTGTGGAGGCGATTAGAACGGCCGAAAAAGCTACTTCAGGAGAAATACGGGTACACATAGAAAAAACCCATGGTGCCAAAGATATTTTTGAACGCGCCATGGAAGTTTTTCATCTCTTAAAAATGCATAATACCAAAGAAGAGAATGGAGTTCTTATTTATGTTGCTGTGGAAGATCGCGATTTTGTGATTTATGGCGATAAAGGTATTAACGAGGTAGTTCCAACAGATTTTTGGGAAAGCACGAAAGACGCTATTGTTGCACGATTTAAAGCTGGCAATTTCAAACAAGGCTTAATAGACGGGATCTTAAAAGCTGGAAAAGAATTGCAAACACATTTTCCTTGGAGCGAAGATGATATTAATGAACTTCCCAATACAATATCTAAAGGATAAATGCTGAATTCTAAATTTTCATTTCTAATAACTCTTTTGTTTTTGCTGTCATTTTCAATTGATGCTGTCGCACAATTGGAAGTGCCACCTAAACCAAAAAAAGAGACCAGCATTTATGATTTTGCAGATATGCTTACTCCTTCTGAAGAGCAACTACTGGAACAGAAACTAATTAATTATGCCGATACCACTTCAACACAAATTGTAATAGCCACTATAGAATCCTTAAATGGAGAATATATTGGGCTATATGCCCCAAAATGGGCACAGGAATGGGGAATTGGCCAAGCTAAGGAAGATAACGGATTACTGATCTTGCTTTCCAAAACAGATCGAAAAATCTGGATTACCACGGGTTATGGACTTGAAGAATATTTAACCGATTTTACCACAAAAGACATTATAGAAAACATTATTCTGCCTGAATTTAAGAACGGAAACTTTTATGGTGGCTTGGATCAAGGAACTACCGCAATATTTCAAGTATTGAATGGCACTTTTGAAGGTTCACCTGTACGAGATAATAAATCTTCAGGGATCCCAATCAATTTGATTGTGATAGGGATCTTCTTCATTATTTTCCTTATTTCCTTGGCAAAAAAGAACCGAAACAACAAAGGAGGCCCCGGAAGCAGAGGCGGAATGGGAAGCATTTTATTGGATGCCATTATTTTAAGCAGTCTTGGAAGAGGTGGTTTTGGTGGTGGAAGCTCTGGAGGAGGAAGTTTTGGCGGCGGCGGTGGATTTGGCGGCGGCTTTGGTGGTGGCGGCTTTGGTGGTGGCGGTGCCGGCGGCAGCTGGTAGTTTTGAGAAGTGAGTAGTGAGTAAAACTGTAAATTCTTCGACAAACTATCATTGATATATTTATAATTATTTGCGTAAAATAGACCCTGAAACAAGTTCAGGGTGACGAAGCTAGGTATTATAATTGCCGTCATGCTGAACTTGTTTCAGCATCTTAGTACATGAATTACTAGACTAAATAAATCTTTTCTTCACTGGACTCAAGGTGACAAAATTATAAATACAAAAAATCCCAAAAGAATAAATT
It encodes:
- a CDS encoding M23 family metallopeptidase, producing MSKVKYYYDSDTLSYKKIEHKSGRKFGFALIGVAGSFLAGFILLVIYMNIPQIETPKEMALKRELQNMQLQYNIVNKKMDQIENVLANVEDRDNNIYRLYFESNPIPEEQRKAGFGGINRYKNLEGYENSKLITETNKRMDILTKQIVVQSKSLDEIAVLAEEKEKLLAAIPAIQPVKNENLKRIASGYGWRNDPFTKVKKFHYGMDFSAPRGTPVYATGDGVVDRADNRSTGYGNHIRIDHGYGYTSLYAHLYKYNVRKGQKVQRGDVIGFVGSTGRSEAPHLHYEIFMNEDRINPINFYYGNLSPEEFDQVLIKAQQENQSLD
- a CDS encoding MerR family transcriptional regulator, with amino-acid sequence MHIDLPEKRYYAIGEVAEAFGVNTSLIRFWEKEFDALKPKKNAKGNRLFTPQDIKNLELIYHLVKERGFTLEGAKIHLKEEKKKTLSNFEIIRKLQTIKSELTKIKNQL
- a CDS encoding LemA family protein, with product MKKWLIPTIVIIVLGIIIYSTTVGFNNTAIVKQEDARESWSNVESSYQRRNDLIGNLVKTVQGAADFERGTLTDVIEARSKATQVTVDPTNITPEQMAQFQQAQSGVSSALSRLLVTVERYPDLKANQNFLQLQSQLEGTENRINVARDRYNASVTEFNKYIRQFPNTIFAGWFGFDQMVRYEADAGSENAPDVDFDFK
- a CDS encoding TPM domain-containing protein, whose product is MSKIEDFLTKQEEEEIVEAIRTAEKATSGEIRVHIEKTHGAKDIFERAMEVFHLLKMHNTKEENGVLIYVAVEDRDFVIYGDKGINEVVPTDFWESTKDAIVARFKAGNFKQGLIDGILKAGKELQTHFPWSEDDINELPNTISKG
- a CDS encoding TPM domain-containing protein, translated to MLNSKFSFLITLLFLLSFSIDAVAQLEVPPKPKKETSIYDFADMLTPSEEQLLEQKLINYADTTSTQIVIATIESLNGEYIGLYAPKWAQEWGIGQAKEDNGLLILLSKTDRKIWITTGYGLEEYLTDFTTKDIIENIILPEFKNGNFYGGLDQGTTAIFQVLNGTFEGSPVRDNKSSGIPINLIVIGIFFIIFLISLAKKNRNNKGGPGSRGGMGSILLDAIILSSLGRGGFGGGSSGGGSFGGGGGFGGGFGGGGFGGGGAGGSW